A stretch of Homo sapiens chromosome 12, GRCh38.p14 Primary Assembly DNA encodes these proteins:
- the PITPNM2 gene encoding membrane-associated phosphatidylinositol transfer protein 2 isoform X12, whose amino-acid sequence MIIKEYRIPLPMTVEEYRIAQLYMIQVLLSPQKKSRNETYGEGSGVEILENRPYTDGPGGSGQYTHKVYHVGMHIPSWFRSILPKAALRVVEESWNAYPYTRTRFTCPFVEKFSIDIETFYKTDAGENPDVFNLSPVEKNQLTIDFIDIVKDPVPHNEYKTEEDPKLFQSTKTQRGPLSENWIEEYKKQVFPIMCAYKLCKVEFRYWGMQSKIERFIHDTGLRRVMVRAHRQAWCWQDEWYGLSMENIRELEKEAQLMLSRKMAQFNEDGEEATELVKHEAVSDQTSGEPPEPSSSNGEPLVGRGLKKQWSTSSKSSRSSKRGASPSRHSISEWRMQSIARDSDESSDDEFFDAHEDLSDTEEMFPKDITKWSSNDLMDKIESPEPEDTQDGLYRQGAPEFRVASSVEQLNIIEDEVSQPLAAPPSKIHVLLLVLHGGTILDTGAGDPSSKKGDANTIANVFDTVMRVHYPSALGRLAIRLVPCPPVCSDAFALVSNLSPYSHDEGCLSSSQDHIPLAALPLLATSSPQYQEAVATVIQRANLAYGDFIKSQEGMTFNGQVCLIGDCVGGILAFDALCYSNQPVSESQSSSRRGSVVSMQDNDLLSPGILMNAAHCCGGGGGGGGGGGSSGGGGSSGGSSLESSRHLSRSNVDIPRSNGTEDPKRQLPRKRSDSSTYELDTIQQHQAFLSSSTMLDGTGALGRFDFEITDLFLFGCPLGLVLALRKTVIPALDVFQLRPACQQVYNLFHPADPSASRLEPLLERRFHALPPFSVPRYQRYPLGDGCSTLLVETVQRNPELVLEGGPLAPLPHGDGFLETSMPVPAPTWQDGPRPGCAESDVLQTHNAAFQEHGAPSSPGTAPASRGFRRASEISIASQVSGMAESYTASSIAQIAAKWWGQKRIDYALYCPDALTAFPTVALPHLFHASYWESTDVVSFLLRQVMRHDNSSILELDGKEVSVFTPSKPREKWQRKRTHVKLRNVTANHRINDALANEDGPQVLTGRFMYGPLDMVTLTGEKVDVHIMTQPPSGEWLYLDTLVTNNSGRVSYTIPESHRLGVGVYPIKMVVRGDHTFADSYITVLPKGTEFVVFSIDGSFAASVSIMGSDPKVRAGAVDVVRHWQDLGYLIIYVTGRPDMQKQRVVAWLAQHNFPHGVVSFCDGLVHDPLRHKANFLKLLISELHLRVHAAYGSTKDVAVYSAISLSPMQIYIVGRPTKKLQQQCQFITDGYAAHLAQLKYSHRARPARNTATRMALRKGSFGLPGQGDFLRSRNHLLRTISAQPSGPSHRHERTQSQADGEQRGQRSMSVAAGCWGRAMTGRLEPGAAAGPK is encoded by the exons GTGCTTTTGTCCCCACAGAAGAAGAGCCGTAACGAGACATATGGCGAAGGCAGCGGCGTGGAGATCCTGGAGAACCGGCCGTACACAGATGGCCCAGGCGGCTCTGGGCAGTACACACACAAGGTGTATCATGTGGGCATGCACATTCCCAGCTGGTTCCGCTCCATCCTGCCCAAGGCAGCCCTGCGGGTGGTGGAGGAGTCTTGGAATGCCTACCCCTACACCCGAACCAG GTTCACCTGTCCTTTCGTGGAGAAATTCTCCATCGACATTGAAACCTTTTATAAAACTGATGCTGGAGAAAACCCCGACGTGTTCAACCTCTCTCCTGTGGAAAAGAACCAGCTGACAATCG ACTTCATCGACATTGTCAAAGACCCTGTGCCCCACAACGAGTATAAGACAGAAGAGGACCCCAAGCTGTTCCAGTCAACCAAGACCCAGCGGGGGCCCCTGTCCGAGAACTGGATCGAGGAGTACAAGAAGCAGGTCTTCCCCATCATGTGCGCATACAAGCTCTGCAAGGTGGAGTTCCGCTACTGGGGCATGCAGTCCAAGATCGAGAGGTTCATCCACGACACCG GACTACGGAGGGTGATGGTGCGGGCTCACCGGCAGGCCTGGTGCTGGCAGGACGAGTGGTATGGGCTGAGCATGGAGAACATCCGGGAGCTGGAGAAGGAGGCACAGCTCATGCTTTCCCGTAAGATGGCCCAGTTCAATGAGGATGGTGAGGAGGCCACTGAGCTCGTCAAGCACGAAGCCGTCTCGGACCAGACCTCTGGGGAGCCCCCGGAGCCCAGCAGCAGCAATGGGGAGCCCCTAGTGGGGCGCGGCCTCAAGAAACAGTGGTCCACATCCTCCAAGTCGTCTCGGTCGTCCAAGCGGGGAG CGAGTCCTTCCCGCCACAGCATCTCAGAGTGGAGGATGCAGAGTATTGCCAGGGACTCGGATGAGAGCTCAGATGATGAGTTCTTCGATGCGCACG agGACCTGTCCGACACAGAGGAAATGTTCCCCAAGGACATCACCAAGTGGAGCTCCAATGACCTCATGGACAAGATCGAGAGCCCAGAGCCGGAAGACACACAAG ATGGTCTGTACCGCCAGGGTGCCCCTGAGTTCAGGGTGGCCTCCAGTGTGGAGCAGCTGAACATCATAGAG GACGAGGTTAGCCAGCCGCTGGCTGCACCGCCCTCCAAGATCCACGTGCTGCTACTGGTGCTGCACGGAGGCACCATCCTGGACACAGGCGCCGGGGACCCCAGCTCCAAGAAGGGCGATGCTAACACCATCGCCAACGTGTTCGACACCGTCATGCGCGTGCACTACCCCAGCGCCCTGGGCCGCCTTGCCATCCGCCTGGTGCCCTGCCCGCCCGTCTGCTCTGACGCCTTTGCCCTGGTCTCCAA cctcagcccctaCAGCCATGACGAAGGCTGTCTGTCCAGCAGTCAGGACCACATTCCCCTGGCTGCCCTCCCCCTGCTGGCCACCTCCTCCCCCCAGTACCAGGAGGCAGTTGCCACAGTGATTCAGCGAGCCAACCTTGCCTATGGGGACTTCATCAAGTCCCAGGAGGGCATGACCTTCAATGGGCAG GTCTGCCTGATTGGGGACTGCGTCGGGGGCATCCTGGCATTTGATGCCCTGTGCTACAGTAACCAGCCGGTGTCTGAGAGTCAGAGCAGCAGCCGCCGGGGCAGCGTGGTCAGCATGCAG GACAATGACCTGCTGTCCCCGGGCATCCTGATGAATGCAGCACACTGCTGCGGTGGTGGCGGTGGCGGCGGTGGcggtggtggcagcagtggtggtggtggcagtagtGGTGGCTCCAGCCTGGAGAGCAGTCGGCACCTGAGCCGAAGCAACGTCGACATCCCCCGCAGCAACGGCACTGAGGACCCCAAAAGGCAACTGCCCCGCAAGAGGAGCGACTCATCCACCTACGAGCTGGATACCATCCAGCAGCACCAGGCCTTCCTGTCcag CTCCACCATGCTGGATGGCACAGGTGCCCTGGGCAGGTTTGACTTTGAGATCACCGACCTCTTCCTCTTCGGGTGCCCGCTGGGGCTGGTCCTGGCCTTGAGGAAGACTGTCATCCCAGCCCTGGATG ttttCCAGCTGCGGCCGGCCTGCCAGCAAGTCTACAACCTCTTCCACCCCGCGGACCCGTCAGCTTCACGCCTGGAGCCGCTGCTGGAACGGCGCTTTCACGCCCTGCCGCCTTTCAGCGTCCCCCGCTACCAACGCTACCCGCTGGGGGATGGCTGCTCCACGCTGCTGG TCGAGACCGTGCAGAGAAACCCTGAGCTGGTCCTGGAGGGCGGCCCCCTGGCCCCTCTCCCCCACGGGGACGGCTTCCTGGAAACCAGTATGCCTGTTCCCGCGCCCACCTGGCAAGACGGGCCCCGCCCGGGCTGTGCCGAGT CGGATGTGCTCCAGACCCACAATGCAGCCTTCCAAGAGCATGGCGCCCCCTCCTCGCCGGGCACTGCCCCTGCCAGTCGTGGCTTCCGCCGAGCCAGTGAGATCAGCATCGCCAGCCAGGTGTCAGGCATGGCTGAGAGCTACACGGCATCCAGCATCGCCCAGA TCGCTGCAAAGTGGTGGGGCCAGAAGCGGATCGACTACGCCCTGTACTGCCCTGACGCCCTCACGGCCTTCCCCACGGTGGCTCTGCCTCACCTCTTCCACGCCAGCTACTGGGAGTCAACAGACGTGGTCTCCTTTCTGCTGAGACAG GTCATGAGGCATGACAACTCCAGCATCTTGGAGCTGGATGGCAAGGAAGTGTCGGTGTTCACCCCCTCAAAGCCAAGGGAGAAGTGGCAGCGCAAGCGGACCCACGTGAAGCTGCGG AACGTGACGGCCAACCACCGGATCAATGATGCCCTTGCCAATGAGGACGGCCCCCAGGTTCTGACGGGCAGGTTCATGTATGGGCCCCTGGACATGGTCACCCTGACTGGGGAGAAG GTGGATGTGCACATCATGACCCAGCCGCCCTCAGGCGAGTGGCTCTACCTGGATACGCTGGTGACCAACAACAGTGGGCGTGTCTCCTACACCATCCCTGAGTCGCACCGCCTGGGCGTGGGTGTCTACCCTATCAAGATGGTGGTCAG GGGAGACCACACGTTTGCCGACAGCTACATCACCGTGCTGCCCAAGGGCACAGAGTTCGTGGTCTTCAGCATCGACGGTTCCTTTGCCGCTAGCGTGTCCATCATGGGCAGCGACCCCAAGGTGCGGGCCGGGGCCGTGGACGTGGTGCG GCACTGGCAGGACCTGGGCTACCTCATCATCTACGTGACGGGCCGGCCCGACATGCAGAAGCAGCGGGTGGTGGCGTGGCTGGCCCAGCACAACTTCCCCCATGGCGTGGTGTCCTTCTGTGACGGCCTGGTGCATGACCCGCTGCGGCACAAGGCCAACTTCCTGAAGCTGCTCATCTCCGAG CTGCACCTGCGCGTGCACGCGGCCTATGGCTCCACCAAGGACGTGGCGGTGTACAGCGCCATTAGCCTGTCCCCCATGCAGATCTACATCGTGGGCCGGCCCACCAAGAAGCTGCAGCAGCAGTGCCAG TTCATCACGGATGGCTACGCGGCCCACCTGGCGCAGCTGAAGTACAGCCACCGGGCGCGGCCCGCTCGCAACACGGCCACCCGCATGGCGCTGCGCAAGGGCAGCTTCGGCCTGCCCGGCCAGGGCGACTTTCTGCGCTCCCGGAACCACCTGCTTCGCACCATCTCGGCCCAGCCCAGCGGGCCCAGCCACCGGCACGAGCGGACACAGAGCCAGGCGGATGGCGAGCAGCGGGGCCAGCGCAGCATGAGTGTGGCGGCCGGCTGCTGGGGCCGCGCCATGACTGGCCGCCTGGAGCCGGGGGCAGCCGCGGGCCCCAAGTAG
- the PITPNM2 gene encoding membrane-associated phosphatidylinositol transfer protein 2 isoform X10 encodes MIIKEYRIPLPMTVEEYRIAQLYMIQVLLSPQKKSRNETYGEGSGVEILENRPYTDGPGGSGQYTHKVYHVGMHIPSWFRSILPKAALRVVEESWNAYPYTRTRFTCPFVEKFSIDIETFYKTDAGENPDVFNLSPVEKNQLTIDFIDIVKDPVPHNEYKTEEDPKLFQSTKTQRGPLSENWIEEYKKQVFPIMCAYKLCKVEFRYWGMQSKIERFIHDTGLRRVMVRAHRQAWCWQDEWYGLSMENIRELEKEAQLMLSRKMAQFNEDGEEATELVKHEAVSDQTSGEPPEPSSSNGEPLVGRGLKKQWSTSSKSSRSSKRGASPSRHSISEWRMQSIARDSDESSDDEFFDAHEDLSDTEEMFPKDITKWSSNDLMDKIESPEPEDTQDGLYRQGAPEFRVASSVEQLNIIEDEVSQPLAAPPSKIHVLLLVLHGGTILDTGAGDPSSKKGDANTIANVFDTVMRVHYPSALGRLAIRLVPCPPVCSDAFALVSNLSPYSHDEGCLSSSQDHIPLAALPLLATSSPQYQEAVATVIQRANLAYGDFIKSQEGMTFNGQVCLIGDCVGGILAFDALCYSNQPVSESQSSSRRGSVVSMQDNDLLSPGILMNAAHCCGGGGGGGGGGGSSGGGGSSGGSSLESSRHLSRSNVDIPRSNGTEDPKRQLPRKRSDSSTYELDTIQQHQAFLSSSSTMLDGTGALGRFDFEITDLFLFGCPLGLVLALRKTVIPALDVFQLRPACQQVYNLFHPADPSASRLEPLLERRFHALPPFSVPRYQRYPLGDGCSTLLADVLQTHNAAFQEHGAPSSPGTAPASRGFRRASEISIASQVSGMAESYTASSIAQKAPDALSHTPSVRRLSLLALPAPSPTTPGPHPPARKASPGLERAPGLPELDIGEVAAKWWGQKRIDYALYCPDALTAFPTVALPHLFHASYWESTDVVSFLLRQVMRHDNSSILELDGKEVSVFTPSKPREKWQRKRTHVKLRNVTANHRINDALANEDGPQVLTGRFMYGPLDMVTLTGEKVDVHIMTQPPSGEWLYLDTLVTNNSGRVSYTIPESHRLGVGVYPIKMVVRGDHTFADSYITVLPKGTEFVVFSIDGSFAASVSIMGSDPKVRAGAVDVVRHWQDLGYLIIYVTGRPDMQKQRVVAWLAQHNFPHGVVSFCDGLVHDPLRHKANFLKLLISELHLRVHAAYGSTKDVAVYSAISLSPMQIYIVGRPTKKLQQQCQFITDGYAAHLAQLKYSHRARPARNTATRMALRKGSFGLPGQGDFLRSRNHLLRTISAQPSGPSHRHERTQSQADGEQRGQRSMSVAAGCWGRAMTGRLEPGAAAGPK; translated from the exons GTGCTTTTGTCCCCACAGAAGAAGAGCCGTAACGAGACATATGGCGAAGGCAGCGGCGTGGAGATCCTGGAGAACCGGCCGTACACAGATGGCCCAGGCGGCTCTGGGCAGTACACACACAAGGTGTATCATGTGGGCATGCACATTCCCAGCTGGTTCCGCTCCATCCTGCCCAAGGCAGCCCTGCGGGTGGTGGAGGAGTCTTGGAATGCCTACCCCTACACCCGAACCAG GTTCACCTGTCCTTTCGTGGAGAAATTCTCCATCGACATTGAAACCTTTTATAAAACTGATGCTGGAGAAAACCCCGACGTGTTCAACCTCTCTCCTGTGGAAAAGAACCAGCTGACAATCG ACTTCATCGACATTGTCAAAGACCCTGTGCCCCACAACGAGTATAAGACAGAAGAGGACCCCAAGCTGTTCCAGTCAACCAAGACCCAGCGGGGGCCCCTGTCCGAGAACTGGATCGAGGAGTACAAGAAGCAGGTCTTCCCCATCATGTGCGCATACAAGCTCTGCAAGGTGGAGTTCCGCTACTGGGGCATGCAGTCCAAGATCGAGAGGTTCATCCACGACACCG GACTACGGAGGGTGATGGTGCGGGCTCACCGGCAGGCCTGGTGCTGGCAGGACGAGTGGTATGGGCTGAGCATGGAGAACATCCGGGAGCTGGAGAAGGAGGCACAGCTCATGCTTTCCCGTAAGATGGCCCAGTTCAATGAGGATGGTGAGGAGGCCACTGAGCTCGTCAAGCACGAAGCCGTCTCGGACCAGACCTCTGGGGAGCCCCCGGAGCCCAGCAGCAGCAATGGGGAGCCCCTAGTGGGGCGCGGCCTCAAGAAACAGTGGTCCACATCCTCCAAGTCGTCTCGGTCGTCCAAGCGGGGAG CGAGTCCTTCCCGCCACAGCATCTCAGAGTGGAGGATGCAGAGTATTGCCAGGGACTCGGATGAGAGCTCAGATGATGAGTTCTTCGATGCGCACG agGACCTGTCCGACACAGAGGAAATGTTCCCCAAGGACATCACCAAGTGGAGCTCCAATGACCTCATGGACAAGATCGAGAGCCCAGAGCCGGAAGACACACAAG ATGGTCTGTACCGCCAGGGTGCCCCTGAGTTCAGGGTGGCCTCCAGTGTGGAGCAGCTGAACATCATAGAG GACGAGGTTAGCCAGCCGCTGGCTGCACCGCCCTCCAAGATCCACGTGCTGCTACTGGTGCTGCACGGAGGCACCATCCTGGACACAGGCGCCGGGGACCCCAGCTCCAAGAAGGGCGATGCTAACACCATCGCCAACGTGTTCGACACCGTCATGCGCGTGCACTACCCCAGCGCCCTGGGCCGCCTTGCCATCCGCCTGGTGCCCTGCCCGCCCGTCTGCTCTGACGCCTTTGCCCTGGTCTCCAA cctcagcccctaCAGCCATGACGAAGGCTGTCTGTCCAGCAGTCAGGACCACATTCCCCTGGCTGCCCTCCCCCTGCTGGCCACCTCCTCCCCCCAGTACCAGGAGGCAGTTGCCACAGTGATTCAGCGAGCCAACCTTGCCTATGGGGACTTCATCAAGTCCCAGGAGGGCATGACCTTCAATGGGCAG GTCTGCCTGATTGGGGACTGCGTCGGGGGCATCCTGGCATTTGATGCCCTGTGCTACAGTAACCAGCCGGTGTCTGAGAGTCAGAGCAGCAGCCGCCGGGGCAGCGTGGTCAGCATGCAG GACAATGACCTGCTGTCCCCGGGCATCCTGATGAATGCAGCACACTGCTGCGGTGGTGGCGGTGGCGGCGGTGGcggtggtggcagcagtggtggtggtggcagtagtGGTGGCTCCAGCCTGGAGAGCAGTCGGCACCTGAGCCGAAGCAACGTCGACATCCCCCGCAGCAACGGCACTGAGGACCCCAAAAGGCAACTGCCCCGCAAGAGGAGCGACTCATCCACCTACGAGCTGGATACCATCCAGCAGCACCAGGCCTTCCTGTCcag CAGCTCCACCATGCTGGATGGCACAGGTGCCCTGGGCAGGTTTGACTTTGAGATCACCGACCTCTTCCTCTTCGGGTGCCCGCTGGGGCTGGTCCTGGCCTTGAGGAAGACTGTCATCCCAGCCCTGGATG ttttCCAGCTGCGGCCGGCCTGCCAGCAAGTCTACAACCTCTTCCACCCCGCGGACCCGTCAGCTTCACGCCTGGAGCCGCTGCTGGAACGGCGCTTTCACGCCCTGCCGCCTTTCAGCGTCCCCCGCTACCAACGCTACCCGCTGGGGGATGGCTGCTCCACGCTGCTGG CGGATGTGCTCCAGACCCACAATGCAGCCTTCCAAGAGCATGGCGCCCCCTCCTCGCCGGGCACTGCCCCTGCCAGTCGTGGCTTCCGCCGAGCCAGTGAGATCAGCATCGCCAGCCAGGTGTCAGGCATGGCTGAGAGCTACACGGCATCCAGCATCGCCCAGA AGGCCCCCGATGCGCTCAGCCATACCCCCAGCGTCAGGCGTCTGTCCCTGCTCGCCCTGcccgcccccagccccaccacccctggcccccACCCTCCAGCCAGGAAGGCAAGCCCTGGCCTGGAGAGGGCCCCTGGCCTCCCTGAGCTGGACATTGGAGAAG TCGCTGCAAAGTGGTGGGGCCAGAAGCGGATCGACTACGCCCTGTACTGCCCTGACGCCCTCACGGCCTTCCCCACGGTGGCTCTGCCTCACCTCTTCCACGCCAGCTACTGGGAGTCAACAGACGTGGTCTCCTTTCTGCTGAGACAG GTCATGAGGCATGACAACTCCAGCATCTTGGAGCTGGATGGCAAGGAAGTGTCGGTGTTCACCCCCTCAAAGCCAAGGGAGAAGTGGCAGCGCAAGCGGACCCACGTGAAGCTGCGG AACGTGACGGCCAACCACCGGATCAATGATGCCCTTGCCAATGAGGACGGCCCCCAGGTTCTGACGGGCAGGTTCATGTATGGGCCCCTGGACATGGTCACCCTGACTGGGGAGAAG GTGGATGTGCACATCATGACCCAGCCGCCCTCAGGCGAGTGGCTCTACCTGGATACGCTGGTGACCAACAACAGTGGGCGTGTCTCCTACACCATCCCTGAGTCGCACCGCCTGGGCGTGGGTGTCTACCCTATCAAGATGGTGGTCAG GGGAGACCACACGTTTGCCGACAGCTACATCACCGTGCTGCCCAAGGGCACAGAGTTCGTGGTCTTCAGCATCGACGGTTCCTTTGCCGCTAGCGTGTCCATCATGGGCAGCGACCCCAAGGTGCGGGCCGGGGCCGTGGACGTGGTGCG GCACTGGCAGGACCTGGGCTACCTCATCATCTACGTGACGGGCCGGCCCGACATGCAGAAGCAGCGGGTGGTGGCGTGGCTGGCCCAGCACAACTTCCCCCATGGCGTGGTGTCCTTCTGTGACGGCCTGGTGCATGACCCGCTGCGGCACAAGGCCAACTTCCTGAAGCTGCTCATCTCCGAG CTGCACCTGCGCGTGCACGCGGCCTATGGCTCCACCAAGGACGTGGCGGTGTACAGCGCCATTAGCCTGTCCCCCATGCAGATCTACATCGTGGGCCGGCCCACCAAGAAGCTGCAGCAGCAGTGCCAG TTCATCACGGATGGCTACGCGGCCCACCTGGCGCAGCTGAAGTACAGCCACCGGGCGCGGCCCGCTCGCAACACGGCCACCCGCATGGCGCTGCGCAAGGGCAGCTTCGGCCTGCCCGGCCAGGGCGACTTTCTGCGCTCCCGGAACCACCTGCTTCGCACCATCTCGGCCCAGCCCAGCGGGCCCAGCCACCGGCACGAGCGGACACAGAGCCAGGCGGATGGCGAGCAGCGGGGCCAGCGCAGCATGAGTGTGGCGGCCGGCTGCTGGGGCCGCGCCATGACTGGCCGCCTGGAGCCGGGGGCAGCCGCGGGCCCCAAGTAG